ctcatttcgctttcgaataaaaacccatttgtatccaacaggttttacaccttcaggtgtaaggactataggtccaaaaacattacgtttatttagcgaatccaattcaacctggatggcatctttccattttatccaatcctgccgatttttacattcaccaaaagattttggttcatgatcttcattatcatttatgatgtcgattgccacattataagaaaatatatcatcaatttcttctatatcttttcggttccatatttttccagtattaatataattgatagagatttcatgattctcgtcagtttgtggttctgacaaaacattttcatcatcatgtgtttcttcaggaacatcattctctattttgtgatcattatgtgtttcttcaggaacatcattctctattttgtgatcattgtgtttctctatgaattttctttttcgaggatttttatccttggaaccaactggccttccacgcttcaggcgtttaatgacatcatgactatcttcaatttgtttcttcggaatttcaattcgagcaggggcatttgcagcatgtatatatgatttagttaccccttttgtgtctgcaaatgcatctggtatttgatttgctattctttgcaagtgcacaatttgctgtacatctttttcacattgttttgttcttggatccagatgtaacaatgatgatacataccatgtaatttctttttcggtatgtttctgttctccccctaacattgggaagatttcctcattaaaatgacaatcagcaaaacgtgctgtgaacacgtcgcctgtctgtggttcaagatatcgaatgatcgatggactatcataaccaatataaattccaatctttctttgaggtcccattttctttcgttgaggtggtgcaataggcacatacaccatacatccaaaaattctcagatgagaaatgtctggttctttaccaaatgcaagctgcaatggggagtatttatgatatgcacttggtctgatgcgaattaatgaagcagcatgtaaaattgcatgtccccatatagaaatagggagctttgttttcataatcattggtctagcaatcatttgcagacgtttaatcaatgattcagccaatccattttgagtatgtacatgagcaacaggatgctcaacaatgattcccatagacatacaataatcattgaaagtctgggaagtaaattcaccagcattatcaagtctaattttcttgattgtataatcgggaaattgattcctcaattttattatttgagcaagtaatcttgcaaatgcaacatttcgagttgacaataaacatacatgtgaccatctgctggaggcatcaatcaataccataaagtatctgaatggtccacatggtggatggattggtccacaaatatcaccctgaatacgttcaagaaacattggtgattcagtttggattttggctggtgatggtcttataataagttttccaagagaacatgctttacattgaaacttattattctgaaagatcttctggtctttcaatggatgaccatgtgtattttctataattcttcgcatcattgttgaaccaggatgtcctaatcgatcatgccaattggttaatattgaagaattatcaattaccatgtttgattcaatgggacgtatatgtgtataatgcaatccagtagggagcattggtagtttttcaatcacatatttctttcctgatttatatgtggtaagacacatatatttctcattcccttcattcattgtttgagtatcatacccatgggaatatatatcattaaaactcaacaaatttcttttcgattgtggtgaatataaagcatcattgatcaaaaattttgtaccattaggtaacaaaaattgtgctttaccccaacttttaatcaagtctacaggacctgatattgtattcaccattgtttttgttggttttagttccaagaaatatcttttatctcggaggatagtgtgcgttgtaccactatcaggtatgcaaacttcagcttggttcgtagcattttccatatttgaacttcaaaaaaatatgcaatgaaataaaattattgacaataaaatacaatacaatataacacactataaaacattatcatacgaatacataaaaaataaaatattttacatatttattccaccatcaaattgatcattatctgagaaatcaatcagaaaatctccagcatcaaaatgagttgaaccactcaaaggttcactgtgttcagtaaagttggtctccttttctttcccctttattgattctttataaagtttacaaaggtgctcaggggctcgacaaatacgggaccaatgtcctggagtaccacatctgaaacaagaactttcaaatctttttgagtgattctcattaacactcatattctcttgatgccttttcggtgggtggtttgggacgttcttttgagatgagttatagaaataactatctcgattattttcaaaaccacggccgcgtccacgaccacgaccacttccacgtccacgtccacgtccacgaccacgaccacgacctcgattttgtcctcgaccaaaatcttgtctgtaactttgattttggtttccaggtttaaattcatttttgcttacagcatttacttctggaaatgctgttgatccagtgggtcgggactgatgatttctcattaatagctcgttgttcttttccgccacaagaagacaggcgatgagttcagaatatctcgcaaatccacgcactctatattgttgctgtagtgttatatttgatgcgtgaaacgtggaaaatgttttttcaagcatttccgattctgtaacctcatgtccacaaaattttaactgcgagattattctatacatcgctgaattgtaatcactgacttttttaaagtcttggaatcttaacatattccattcatcacgggcggtcggaagtataacttcccttatatgttcaaatctctcttttaatcctttccacagagccatgggatctttttcgatgagatattcacattttaaaccttcatcaaggtgtcgtcgtaaaaatattatagcttttgctttttcttgtgatgaagatataccattttctttaatggtctcgcttagacccaatgactcaagatgcatttctacatcaagagtccatggcatatagtttttcccagtaatatcaagagcgatgaattcgagctttgccaagtttgccatggtggtactaaaaattacgatgcattttattagttaatgaatattgcaatacaaagtaatggataaacaacaagtacaagtattcgtaaaaataaagaaaacacacgaggaggatattctccgataaatacaagactggtgagtatgataaccaaaataattaaaaataacctcgtgaaagccatcttctttttttcttcgaaaatttgatgaagaataatttttagagaagaagagaaagttggagtgattgaatgtatttgtgagattgtatttatagagcaaaaactagccgttttgttaccgtttattaccgttggtgtataagaaaataaatgtatgtatttgtataattttatggtaataatatggtgtatataatattagtcatatttaaataattatgtatatcatatcacattattataattaggtgtcataagttattttgtttaaaaaccttataggcttttatacttgtcgtatcccttaccgggagtgtgggatgtcgtcttaacatcctcccaggatttataacaagtttttgaaaaaattatttttattatttctaacaataacattatattatatattacatatataaacaataaataaataacagtaaaataaatattattacttttgttacctttttcttctgttcggagcttggaaaaatatggaggacttttagagcttcgtgctgatatcgtgttgtgaaaaagtaaaaatttacggtaaaaagtaaaaatctcaaactcttaaaattatcacactacacactttataatatttttctctcaactcaattgtgattttcttcacaaatgagagatctatttatagaaaatttttacaaataatccaaaaataaaatacatcattacctacatcatcacacactaattttcaatattcaacacctaattttacctaattttcaacattcaacattcacattttcaacacaaatattttttacatttttaaataatttttcaacagttTGTATGTTTATTCTTTTACTTATCAAAAAATATCGGACACATCTGCTATTTTTTAATGTTATAATAGTTTAGTGGATTAgttatatttaattgatttaaatagtaaaatatatTGGAAATGTTAGTTGaccaaatataaatatatactacactaaaaaaaaacattgaatTAACGACGAAATTTATAAAACTGTTTAGCGATGgtttattcaaattttgtaGTTAATTTTCAACTACTGTTTTAAACTCCGGCtggttgagttttttttttttagtgataTGACATATTACTAAGTAATATATGTAAAGGTTTTATTAATATCTTATTATCTAATATAATATACTTTTTGAATtaagttaaaattaaaatgtattaAATGTCGCATTTGCATATTTATTGACAAAAAATGTTCATATACTTCCGTAGCCATTATTCCCATGCCTCTACATCCAATTAGTTTTCTACTGAAAGATTTAGGTGTAACTTATAATGATAAATAACCAAATAAATACCCGAAAATGATATCGTAGATGTGTAAAAATCTTATTTATTGTACGTTCAGTAAAAGTACAGGTTTGAACACGCTTCTTAAATTTTACGTAAAATGCtaaagaaaatttcaaattgcaGTCATTTGATTTACAAGTCCCAGAAAGAGTTTCATGTGCTAAGTACATGTCTGATTGTAGAGCTATTTATGTTGTTTTGAATCAATTACTGTATGGAACTATCCCTTAAAAACATTCCTTCAATAAAAGGAGTATTAATCTCCTCGTTGGTTGTACTAAAAAATTACAGTGTGATTAACAGCGTCGATAAATGTTGCCCAAAAAATCTTCAAGATTGCAAATAAACCAGCAATTGACATCCACTAGCTATGGCCAAAGCACCTGAATTTGTTTCATCAGTTGCAATACATGACACCGGAACACCTGAAAAGTTCTAACCGTAAACAGATATTAATGATTGGGGAAAATCGAACAATAGGATACTAGAGTTCTCTCACATCCACGAAGATTTAAGTTCAACTATTTTAACTACTGTTTGCGAATTGAATATTAATCTatgcaaattaattttttaacaaactCTTTAACTTGTTCACATTCACATCCCGCATGGATGAGGTCCACCAATTACAACACGGGCATCATCATACTAGTTGAGTTCAAGAGAGGAACAAGGATAATTATAAAGTTGAAAAAAACCATTGACTGTGAAGTGCAAGCTGCTGCCTATTATTTTAACTGAACGGAAAAAAATCTCAATCTAAAAAGTTTTCGCCATCCCAAAAGAATCTGTCTCCCAATAATATTTATGAAGAGTATAAACAGCGATATCAGGAACCTAACAACGTAAAGGAAAGAAGAAACACCTTTAAACGAGTGCAAGGTTCCAAGTTTTGTTCCAGTAGATAATTCCCATTCATAGACCAATCCATCCCTGCTACCAATAATTCCATGACCAGAAGATGTCACAGCAGCAGCCCTGCATGGAAAATTTTCTATCAAAAGAATAAAATACAGTTCCCTTTATGTCAGAGATATCTTAGCGTCACTCGAGATCATCGGTTCCTTGATGGATTTTCAACAATAGAGTTGCCATGCACTTGTAGCATAGAACTAAGTTTGCCTTGAAGTTTTGGAATAGAAAGCGATATATATACCCTTGACTGATAGCACTTCCAATAATCACTGTGTTGTTGATGAGTAGAGCAAGCCTCCATTCTCCAAGTAGGTTTGCATGCCCAGCACTAGATTTACAATGTTGAGAATCTCGATCGACGATTGAGATCAGAAGCCAGACGGCCACATCTTTATCCTCTGTTGAAGATACATGGTTTTCGCTTCTTATTGTTTCTGAAAACGACTGTTTTGTGGCATACATGATTTTATCAATTATCTCTTCTGTCGTACTCTCTGACTTTCTCTGCCACTTGAAAATACCAGCAGGAACACACTTAATTATAGACGTGCCCGGGGAGGAGAACTTCGACACCATGTTGCGCTTAACAATATCCCTGTAAAATATGTAGAAAATATTCCATGAAAGAATATAAAGTGAAATGCAAAACAAAACTGTAGAGTCCATatggttttcttttgtttataaCAATAGACTACATCCTTTTTCAAGGCAGGTGGAGCCTGTTTCTTTTAGCATCTATATGAACAAATCAACTGTAAAGGTGAGATTAAACTGGGTCAAAATTGGTAAAATAGAAATCCGTATAgcactaaaaataatatatagctAAAACCATTCCACCATGATATGTGGTTTATCTGTAGCAAAATGCAAGAAACAGCCACTCCAAAGATGACTTATTGCTGATCTGGAAATTATTCTATCTATCCATTTTACCACTCAGTCCCAAAACATTGAATCCTGATGTTGTTAAGGTAAATATAACCATCCCGAAATTTCCACAAAAAGATTGCTTTTTGGGCCATCCAAATCGAAATCTCTcttacaagttttttttttttggtaaaaatttccaaattttaatgtaccagaaatttcaagaaaatttcaaattgcCCAAAATCTGCAAAATTTCGATCAAAATATTACAAAACTACATGTTCAAATTTGTAAAATGATATTCATATAGACAAtgacataaatataatttatatcatTCATTTCTCGTAGTAAGTTCATATACGCGAAACAAACCACTTGTTCTTTGAACAGTGAAGAGGAAAAGCAATCAAACAAGAAGGGGTCCGATCTTCCTCGATATCCATCTACATAGACAATAAGGTCCAATTTCATTCATTGAAATATCTATTGATCGAAATAGAAAATTCCTGAAGAATCTTAGGTTGGAACAAATTTCTAGTCAACCGTATACATTTCGATGGCAATACCTGTAATCAATATTTGCCTACTGGAATTGTGAAAGTGCAACAGTGAAAGCTTATTACCTCCATGCTTCTttttatctaaaattttgacataattcaatatcattagCTGAGTATTTCCAACATTTAActaataatttgtatgcattGGTATAAATATTAGAAGTACTCAAGGTTCATCACATTTTCCaactatatataaaaataaaattcactGATACTCAATAACTAGCAAAATTTCCATAAATTTACAGTTTTGAAATATATGTCAACTCTCAACGGCGACATGTACTTGCATGTATTTAAAGTTTCCCACCACAAACTCAAAGCACGAGACAAGTTATGCTAATTAAGTCGGTTTTCCCAAAACCATAAGAATTGCATAGCATGCCAAACAAAAATAAGAGAAGTATGCTAAATCAAAGGATAACATAAACAGGTAAAACCTAAGGCACGAGAATCACTTTAAAAGGACAAGCAAAGTACCATATGCCAAATTCCCCAAAACCATTGTGGCCGACAACAAGTACAGCAGAATTTGGAATCCTCTTCAACTCCACTAGACAAGGAAACATACAGTTAAATGTGGGTAAATACCAATTTTCTCTCTGTGCGCTGCAAGTTGAAAAGCTAGGTATTAGCATTCGAGATTCAcgccaaggaaatgaaaaaactGTGCTGTATAACGTGGATGTGAAAAGACCTCCAGCATTTTATCGTATGAtgattacatatataaataagttATAAATGATAACTTGTCAGTTTACACATAATAAAGTGGTCATATATAATTATAGGGAAACTCCAAATGGAAAAAGTGGGTTACATCTTATTGGGAGCTTCAACAAAAAATGTTACTATTATTTGTAACAAAAGTATGGCGATACTAAAGCTACATCAGTACTTGTCATTGACGCCGAGGAATGTGCGTAGGCACAATTCAGATGTTTGTTGTAACAGTTAGAGATATATCACATAGAATTCCAAAGAAAAAAGAATCTTTCATGGCTATCAAAAACAGTTGACACCACCCAGAATGACGAGAAGCAGAAGTGAGCCTAATAAAGTAAAATAGCAAAATTCTTTCATGCATGCAAATTTATCCCCAAAGTCGAAAACTTAAGCATTGTTCATCTACCAATAATTGCCATTCCTGCAGAAATATAAACCTGAAATGGATGAAATCACCTCCATGTAGAGTTCATGAGCCACAGCTTAAGCTTCCCGCCCTCCTCAGCAGCAAGAAGAAAACTAGGTTCACAAACTAATAAGCAGCAAACATCATGAGTTGTTTCCAATCTCGCTAATAGGGAAACATAACCACTGTTTAGTTGCACAATTTTAACTGCATTCTCCTCAACACAATCTGAAGTACAAGCCGCACACAAGCAATTCAATTTACCGTCTCTGTAACAAAGGCACAAATTAGTATAACAAGAATATTTGAAGCATATCGCATAGGTTGCCGAAGCATGAATGAATCAATTGGAAAGGTAAACTACTACCTACAGTACGGAGTTCTAATGCTGTTGAGTAAAACAAGCGCCTGCGTATCAGGGATGAACTGTAATAGAGAGCTCTCTAGTGCGACCTGCGGAACAAGTTGAGTGTCAAATATTCAACTATAAACAAGTTCTGTCAATCAGGCAACAAGTTATTGAATCATCCATCTTACATCTCCACCAAGTGGATTCCTTGAAAGTTGGAAAGCTATGGGCACATGACCAATGAAAAAAGGGCATCCCAGCCTTTTCCCTTTCTTTACGGCCTTGTAGACAAAGATGGTGCTCTCTTTGCGCTCCAAGGAGCCACATTTAACACATACATAAATATCATTCCCTTTTACAATCAGCTGTACCATCGAAATTGACATGGGTTGGATATAGCACGCAAAAAACTCAAGAAGACCCGGTAATTTTTCATTCACGTCCAATTGATTATTCAACTCTTCCATTTCATTAGTTTCAACCTCACTGCAGTAACAGTCTGTAGTTGGGATCTATAATTTTCAAGAATAATATTGATGGTCAGCTGTGTCCACTATAATTTGCAAAACTAGGCATGAGAATGTTAaaaaaatgaacatgtcatcaaCTGATCTTCAGTAGATCCAGCAGATTGAGCTAGAAATCTGTTCAAGTGCTCCATACCTTAGGTGGATCAACATCTGATAAACTTTTGCAGATTGTACTTTCAGATTCAGGAGTGTGTTTCGTTGTTGCAGCTCGAATAGCATGTAGCTTATCAGTGGTGTGGCTGACAGCACTGTCACTCCTTGGACTAGCAGTAATTTCCAATCGAGGAGCTAGTATAGCATCTGTAGTAGCCACTAACATAACATCTGATGTCCTAGTGGCTGTAACACGTAGAACACAAAATCCATTAcctaattgaaaattttatccATCGGTTGATAGGAGTAGAATATTACCATTTTTTGAGCACACAAAGTTATATTTTATCGATATGCATATATGAAGTTCAAACTTCAAGCTCAAATTTAGGTCCAAGAATCACACTAGACAGTAAAAAGATAAAAGAAGGGCCAAAACCCTGGTTCCacaacccccccccccccaaacaTTTTGTTTCAGCTGAAAAAGACTGCTATGGACCAAGAATGGCTAGTGCATACTCAGCAACAGAAAAAATAACTCGAATAttagaaaaaattatatatacaacTGCAAACTATAGAAAATTTCAACGCACAGGATCTCCACTAGCATAAATGCAAGAACCGTTTTATATCATACTTCATGAATCGATAGCAGGTATAGATATCAAACCATCACCACTTCCAGGCGTCTTACTTAAGTCAGATAGTATTTCATAACGAAGATTCAACTCACGTTCGTTAATTCCACCATTACAAATAGGTACATTCGCTTCTCTATTGTCTTGCAGCTGTGACTGAGTGTCTAGAACATTTAATAACTGACTGGCTTTGGTCAAATCAGGAAGCACATCTTGACAATCGACATTATCAAAAGTATCAGGTACCATAGTTTCCGTGTTCCCAAAAGTGGAGACAACTAAATCATCGCATATTCTGGGAACATGTGCCTTTTCCTTCTGTCTCTCCGGATTTGAATGTCTGGTTGGCTCCTTAGCTGCACGTTTATTAAAACAATCTGGAACATTAGAATGACTTTGCAAAAATAATGACAAATGCATCATATAGATGTGAAAAAATACCCCAGTAaaatgcaaaatgatgaagatAACAGGCGTATTTCAATCATCAAAGATAACAATTTACCAATTGCTGCATCATCAGTACAAGTATTAGACACACCATTTTTATCTTGCAATCTAAGAGGAGCTATCTCTAAAGGCTTCACACTTTTCTTTCTCTTTCTAGTGAATGTCTTGAGTAAAGGAAGAGCTCGAGGTAGTAGAACGGTCATCATTGACTTGGCTATATCTTCACCAACTGAATCAGTATCGCACTTTTCTGAGCTAGAATACAATGTTGATGTGCGTATTTCTTCTTCTGGAACTGAATCGGTTATCAACACCTCGGACTTAGCCACATTATTGTCCATTTCTTCTTTCACATTCCAAGGAAATTGCTCATGGTTAATTGAAGAAGGTACAGAAGAGTTATCTGCAAAAAGAAGCAAGTGTGGAAGTACATAAAAATGAGAATAAACATACCTCCAACATGATCCAAAGTGTCAGGTACACAAATATCAACATCCTTGACTATTGTCATGCTATGATGAACATTAGTTCCTCCATCAGTTTCTTCTGGTGTCGAGTCATTGAATTCTTGGATATCAGCAATTCTTGGTCCATCTTTCTGTCATTAAGATAGTGAAGATAAATTATTCCCTCACTGATATTTTgtagttaaataaaaattaactcaaGTCCAACCAATTTTAAAATCCGATTAGCAAAGCGCATAactattt
This genomic interval from Primulina huaijiensis isolate GDHJ02 chromosome 14, ASM1229523v2, whole genome shotgun sequence contains the following:
- the LOC140957763 gene encoding uncharacterized protein isoform X1 encodes the protein MGKDEVWEKSDDIEIIAIGNMYTGSWDKKYWSSSRGKDRYPYPVGYKSIRNLNGITFKMEILQGPKGPSFTISSTDGKSCSGETPVIAWESFQKGCYRTKLGHRKRFSCKIDGAEFFGFKNAFVQRLLRELVANVSGTAEQGLLMSSISSRDCEAVYQLNDKGSVENHDLVPYLLKSHFTRKRSRTDKVVNDKRVNQTHVEQNQCKKYRQEANASNSRQTDKLTRSGSKCATTNEISGFCTSTEILGEQKLAKMIENETGPSTAERVARLDSVVMPEYLTVENSLSLGERELICSRNNLESGTDKVLKNHHPKDGPRIADIQEFNDSTPEETDGGTNVHHSMTIVKDVDICVPDTLDHVGDNSSVPSSINHEQFPWNVKEEMDNNVAKSEVLITDSVPEEEIRTSTLYSSSEKCDTDSVGEDIAKSMMTVLLPRALPLLKTFTRKRKKSVKPLEIAPLRLQDKNGVSNTCTDDAAIAKEPTRHSNPERQKEKAHVPRICDDLVVSTFGNTETMVPDTFDNVDCQDVLPDLTKASQLLNVLDTQSQLQDNREANVPICNGGINEPTRTSDVMLVATTDAILAPRLEITASPRSDSAVSHTTDKLHAIRAATTKHTPESESTICKSLSDVDPPKIPTTDCYCSEVETNEMEELNNQLDVNEKLPGLLEFFACYIQPMSISMVQLIVKGNDIYVCVKCGSLERKESTIFVYKAVKKGKRLGCPFFIGHVPIAFQLSRNPLGGDVALESSLLQFIPDTQALVLLNSIRTPYCRDGKLNCLCAACTSDCVEENAVKIVQLNSGYVSLLARLETTHDVCCLLVCEPSFLLAAEEGGKLKLWLMNSTWSAQRENWYLPTFNCMFPCLVELKRIPNSAVLVVGHNGFGEFGIWDIVKRNMVSKFSSPGTSIIKCVPAGIFKWQRKSESTTEEIIDKIMYATKQSFSETIRSENHVSSTEDKDVAVWLLISIVDRDSQHCKSSAGHANLLGEWRLALLINNTVIIGSAISQGAAAVTSSGHGIIGSRDGLVYEWELSTGTKLGTLHSFKGVPVSCIATDETNSGALAIASGCQLLVYLQS
- the LOC140957763 gene encoding uncharacterized protein isoform X2: MGKDEVWEKSDDIEIIAIGNMYTGSWDKKYWSSSRGKDRYPYPVGYKSIRNLNGITFKMEILQGPKGPSFTISSTDGKSCSGETPVIAWESFQKGCYRTKLGHRKRFSCKIDGAEFFGFKNAFVQRLLRELVANVSGTAEQGLLMSSISSRDCEAVYQLNDKGSVENHDLVPYLLKSHFTRKRSRTDKVVNDKRVNQTHVEQNQCKKYRQEANASNSRQTDKLTRSGSKCATTNEISGFCTSTEILGEQKLAKMIENETGPSTAERVARLDSVVMPEYLTVENSLSLGERELICSRNNLESGTDKVLKNHHPVNGPRIADIQEFNDSTPEETDGGTNVHHSMTIVKDVDICVPDTLDHVGDNSSVPSSINHEQFPWNVKEEMDNNVAKSEVLITDSVPEEEIRTSTLYSSSEKCDTDSVGEDIAKSMMTVLLPRALPLLKTFTRKRKKSVKPLEIAPLRLQDKNGVSNTCTDDAAIAKEPTRHSNPERQKEKAHVPRICDDLVVSTFGNTETMVPDTFDNVDCQDVLPDLTKASQLLNVLDTQSQLQDNREANVPICNGGINEPTRTSDVMLVATTDAILAPRLEITASPRSDSAVSHTTDKLHAIRAATTKHTPESESTICKSLSDVDPPKIPTTDCYCSEVETNEMEELNNQLDVNEKLPGLLEFFACYIQPMSISMVQLIVKGNDIYVCVKCGSLERKESTIFVYKAVKKGKRLGCPFFIGHVPIAFQLSRNPLGGDVALESSLLQFIPDTQALVLLNSIRTPYCRDGKLNCLCAACTSDCVEENAVKIVQLNSGYVSLLARLETTHDVCCLLVCEPSFLLAAEEGGKLKLWLMNSTWSAQRENWYLPTFNCMFPCLVELKRIPNSAVLVVGHNGFGEFGIWDIVKRNMVSKFSSPGTSIIKCVPAGIFKWQRKSESTTEEIIDKIMYATKQSFSETIRSENHVSSTEDKDVAVWLLISIVDRDSQHCKSSAGHANLLGEWRLALLINNTVIIGSAISQGAAAVTSSGHGIIGSRDGLVYEWELSTGTKLGTLHSFKGVPVSCIATDETNSGALAIASGCQLLVYLQS
- the LOC140957763 gene encoding uncharacterized protein isoform X4 — translated: MGKDEVWEKSDDIEIIAIGNMYTGSWDKKYWSSSRGKDRYPYPVGYKSIRNLNGITFKMEILQGPKGPSFTISSTDGKSCSGETPVIAWESFQKGCYRTKLGHRKRFSCKIDGAEFFGFKNAFVQRLLRELVANVSGTAEQGLLMSSISSRDCEAVYQLNDKGSVENHDLVPYLLKSHFTRKRSRTDKVVNDKRVNQTHVEQNQCKKYRQEANASNSRQTDKLTRSGSKCATTNEISGFCTSTEILGEQKLAKMIENETGPSTAERVARLDSVVMPEYLTVENSLSLGERELICSRNNLESGTDKVLKNHHPKDGPRIADIQEFNDSTPEETDGGTNVHHSMTIVKDVDICVPDTLDHVGDNSSVPSSINHEQFPWNVKEEMDNNVAKSEVLITDSVPEEEIRTSTLYSSSEKCDTDSVGEDIAKSMMTVLLPRALPLLKTFTRKRKKSVKPLEIAPLRLQDKNGVSNTCTDDAAIAKEPTRHSNPERQKEKAHVPRICDDLVVSTFGNTETMVPDTFDNVDCQDVLPDLTKASQLLNVLDTQSQLQDNREANVPICNGGINEHAILAPRLEITASPRSDSAVSHTTDKLHAIRAATTKHTPESESTICKSLSDVDPPKIPTTDCYCSEVETNEMEELNNQLDVNEKLPGLLEFFACYIQPMSISMVQLIVKGNDIYVCVKCGSLERKESTIFVYKAVKKGKRLGCPFFIGHVPIAFQLSRNPLGGDVALESSLLQFIPDTQALVLLNSIRTPYCRDGKLNCLCAACTSDCVEENAVKIVQLNSGYVSLLARLETTHDVCCLLVCEPSFLLAAEEGGKLKLWLMNSTWSAQRENWYLPTFNCMFPCLVELKRIPNSAVLVVGHNGFGEFGIWDIVKRNMVSKFSSPGTSIIKCVPAGIFKWQRKSESTTEEIIDKIMYATKQSFSETIRSENHVSSTEDKDVAVWLLISIVDRDSQHCKSSAGHANLLGEWRLALLINNTVIIGSAISQGAAAVTSSGHGIIGSRDGLVYEWELSTGTKLGTLHSFKGVPVSCIATDETNSGALAIASGCQLLVYLQS
- the LOC140957763 gene encoding uncharacterized protein isoform X3, with product MGKDEVWEKSDDIEIIAIGNMYTGSWDKKYWSSSRGKDRYPYPVGYKSIRNLNGITFKMEILQGPKGPSFTISSTDGKSCSGETPVIAWESFQKGCYRTKLGHRKRFSCKIDGAEFFGFKNAFVQRLLRELVANVSGTAEQGLLMSSISSRDCEAVYQLNDKGSVENHDLVPYLLKSHFTRKRSRTDKVVNDKRVNQTHVEQNQCKKYRQEANASNSRQTDKLTRSGSKCATTNEISGFCTSTEILGEQKLAKMIENETGPSTAERVARLDSVVMPEYLTVENSLSLGERELICSRNNLESGTDKVLKNHHPKDGPRIADIQEFNDSTPEETDGGTNVHHSMTIVKDVDICVPDTLDHVGDNSSVPSSINHEQFPWNVKEEMDNNVAKSEVLITDSVPEEEIRTSTLYSSSEKCDTDSVGEDIAKSMMTVLLPRALPLLKTFTRKRKKSVKPLEIAPLRLQDKNAKEPTRHSNPERQKEKAHVPRICDDLVVSTFGNTETMVPDTFDNVDCQDVLPDLTKASQLLNVLDTQSQLQDNREANVPICNGGINEPTRTSDVMLVATTDAILAPRLEITASPRSDSAVSHTTDKLHAIRAATTKHTPESESTICKSLSDVDPPKIPTTDCYCSEVETNEMEELNNQLDVNEKLPGLLEFFACYIQPMSISMVQLIVKGNDIYVCVKCGSLERKESTIFVYKAVKKGKRLGCPFFIGHVPIAFQLSRNPLGGDVALESSLLQFIPDTQALVLLNSIRTPYCRDGKLNCLCAACTSDCVEENAVKIVQLNSGYVSLLARLETTHDVCCLLVCEPSFLLAAEEGGKLKLWLMNSTWSAQRENWYLPTFNCMFPCLVELKRIPNSAVLVVGHNGFGEFGIWDIVKRNMVSKFSSPGTSIIKCVPAGIFKWQRKSESTTEEIIDKIMYATKQSFSETIRSENHVSSTEDKDVAVWLLISIVDRDSQHCKSSAGHANLLGEWRLALLINNTVIIGSAISQGAAAVTSSGHGIIGSRDGLVYEWELSTGTKLGTLHSFKGVPVSCIATDETNSGALAIASGCQLLVYLQS